In a single window of the Candidatus Deferrimicrobiaceae bacterium genome:
- a CDS encoding response regulator transcription factor, translating into MIRVFVIDDHEMLRRGLEMVFEKTSDIRLAGEAGRREAAFAQLDPAKHDVVLLDISLPGDDGLTILKEIKGRFPSLPVLMVSAHPEEHYGVAALRSGASGYVCKDSGIEPLLAAIRKVVHNKVWLSDAMAEILAFGKQQDFGLPETLSERELQVLRRIAGGESNKEIAAGLSISIKTVSTYKTRILQKTGRKSTAELIRYAFDNGLVE; encoded by the coding sequence GTGATCCGCGTATTCGTGATCGACGACCACGAGATGCTCCGCAGGGGCCTCGAGATGGTGTTCGAGAAGACCTCCGATATCCGCCTGGCCGGCGAGGCGGGGCGCCGGGAGGCGGCCTTCGCGCAGCTTGACCCGGCGAAGCACGACGTCGTGCTGCTCGACATCTCCCTTCCGGGCGACGACGGGCTGACGATCCTCAAGGAGATCAAGGGGCGCTTTCCGTCGCTGCCCGTCCTCATGGTCAGCGCCCACCCCGAGGAGCATTACGGGGTGGCCGCGCTTCGCAGCGGCGCCTCGGGCTACGTTTGCAAGGACAGCGGCATCGAGCCGTTGCTTGCCGCCATTCGCAAGGTTGTCCACAATAAGGTCTGGCTGAGCGACGCCATGGCCGAAATCCTGGCGTTCGGCAAGCAGCAGGACTTCGGATTGCCCGAAACGCTTTCCGAGCGGGAACTTCAGGTCCTGCGGCGGATCGCGGGGGGGGAGAGCAACAAGGAGATCGCCGCCGGGCTGTCGATCAGCATCAAGACGGTCTCGACCTACAAGACGCGCATCCTTCAGAAGACCGGCCGCAAGTCGACCGCCGAGCTGATCCGGTATGCCTTCGACAACGGATTGGTGGAATAG
- a CDS encoding chemotaxis protein CheD: MIRTLRHLPQVHLKPGELHVTDVPSLVTTVLGSCVSITLHSERDSLSAICHAMLPEAKGGDPGTAFRYVDESLAHMLDRFEREGVRRPDIQVKLFGGADVIRVEDRKPGAMTVGRMNLYAAQESIRREGLVLSASDIGGTVGRKLLFVTESGMVLVKKLERWGNP; this comes from the coding sequence ATGATCCGGACCCTCCGCCACCTTCCGCAGGTTCACCTGAAGCCTGGCGAGCTGCACGTCACCGACGTGCCCTCGTTGGTGACGACCGTACTCGGGTCGTGCGTGTCCATCACGCTGCACTCGGAACGGGACAGCCTGTCTGCCATCTGCCACGCGATGCTGCCCGAGGCGAAAGGCGGCGATCCGGGGACGGCGTTCCGCTACGTCGACGAATCGTTGGCCCATATGCTGGATCGGTTCGAGCGGGAAGGCGTCCGGCGTCCGGATATCCAGGTGAAGCTGTTCGGGGGGGCCGACGTGATCCGGGTTGAAGACCGCAAACCGGGCGCCATGACGGTCGGCCGGATGAACCTGTATGCGGCGCAGGAATCGATCCGGAGGGAAGGGCTGGTCCTGAGCGCGTCGGATATCGGCGGGACGGTCGGACGGAAGCTTCTCTTCGTGACCGAAAGCGGGATGGTGCTGGTCAAGAAGCTGGAAAGGTGGGGGAATCCGTGA
- a CDS encoding protein-glutamate O-methyltransferase: MSNREEAEALPDVGLRMTESDFRKLSAFIHQVCGISLSDQKRTMLESRLQKRLRALGMASFREYCAHVTSDAEDESERIRMIDLVTTNKTDFFREANHLHYLVDKALPPAVAAGWGTSRPLSVWSAGCSTGEEPYTLAMVLSEFAESVPGFRFDILGTDISTRVLEAARRAVYDSDKIAPVPMPIRRKYLLRSRDRESGAVRIVPELRSLVRFRRLNFLESDFGLREPMDVVFCRNVIIYFDKPTQETILCRIARHVTPGGYVFMGHSETLFGLRVPLVQVAPTVYRKQA; the protein is encoded by the coding sequence ATGAGCAATCGGGAAGAAGCCGAGGCGTTGCCCGATGTCGGGCTCAGGATGACGGAGTCCGACTTCCGGAAGTTGAGCGCGTTCATCCACCAGGTGTGCGGAATCTCCCTCTCCGACCAGAAGCGGACGATGCTCGAATCGCGCCTGCAGAAACGGCTGCGGGCGCTCGGGATGGCGTCGTTCCGCGAGTACTGCGCCCACGTTACCTCGGATGCGGAGGACGAATCCGAACGGATCCGGATGATCGACCTGGTGACGACCAACAAGACCGATTTCTTCCGCGAGGCCAACCATCTGCATTATCTGGTCGACAAGGCCTTGCCGCCGGCGGTTGCGGCCGGATGGGGGACTTCCAGGCCGCTGTCCGTGTGGAGCGCAGGCTGCTCGACCGGAGAGGAGCCCTACACGCTGGCGATGGTGCTCTCCGAATTTGCGGAGAGCGTCCCCGGATTCCGGTTCGACATCCTGGGGACCGATATCTCCACCCGGGTGCTCGAAGCGGCCCGCCGGGCCGTCTACGATTCCGACAAGATCGCGCCGGTTCCGATGCCGATCCGGCGGAAATATCTGCTGCGGTCCCGGGATCGGGAAAGCGGGGCGGTCCGGATCGTCCCGGAGCTGCGGTCGCTTGTTCGTTTCCGGCGGCTCAATTTCCTCGAAAGCGATTTCGGGCTTCGGGAGCCGATGGACGTGGTCTTCTGCAGGAACGTCATCATCTATTTCGACAAGCCGACCCAGGAAACGATTCTTTGCCGGATCGCGCGTCACGTGACCCCGGGCGGCTACGTCTTCATGGGGCATTCCGAAACCCTGTTCGGACTGCGCGTCCCGCTGGTCCAGGTCGCGCCGACCGTTTATCGGAAGCAGGCATGA
- a CDS encoding chemotaxis response regulator protein-glutamate methylesterase: MKKIRVLVVDDSAVVRQTLGEILSSDPEIEVMATASDPYVASDRIREEIPDVITLDVEMPRMDGITFLQKIMAQRPIPVVICSSLAAEGSGTALMALEYGAVEIIAKPKMGTKQFLEESRVRICDAVKAAAQARVDGKPRRPASASIVAPKLTADVILEKAKSRAMVETTDKVVVVGASTGGTEALRLFLEMLPGDAPGIVIVQHMPENFTAAFARRLDGLCRVTVKEAAHDDTVIRGRALIAPGNRHLLLKRSGARYFVEVKEGPLVARHRPSVDVLFRSAARYAGANAVGVLMTGMGDDGAKGLLELREAGARTIAQDEASCVVFGMPKEAIKLGAADQVLPLPLIAPEVMRLCP; this comes from the coding sequence GTGAAAAAGATCCGGGTCCTGGTCGTCGACGATTCCGCGGTCGTCCGTCAGACGCTGGGGGAGATCCTGTCGTCCGACCCGGAGATCGAGGTGATGGCGACGGCCTCCGATCCCTACGTCGCCTCGGACCGGATTCGCGAGGAGATCCCCGACGTCATCACGCTCGATGTCGAGATGCCGCGCATGGACGGGATCACCTTCCTTCAAAAGATAATGGCGCAACGCCCGATCCCCGTCGTGATCTGCTCGAGCCTGGCGGCCGAAGGGTCCGGGACGGCGCTCATGGCGCTGGAATACGGCGCGGTGGAGATCATCGCGAAGCCGAAGATGGGGACGAAGCAGTTTCTCGAGGAATCGCGCGTCCGGATCTGCGACGCCGTGAAGGCGGCGGCGCAGGCGCGCGTCGACGGCAAGCCGCGCCGGCCGGCGTCGGCGTCGATCGTCGCCCCCAAGCTGACGGCCGACGTGATTCTCGAAAAGGCGAAGAGCCGGGCCATGGTCGAGACGACCGACAAGGTCGTCGTCGTCGGCGCCTCCACCGGCGGAACCGAGGCGCTGCGCCTCTTCCTGGAAATGCTGCCGGGCGATGCGCCGGGCATCGTCATCGTCCAGCACATGCCCGAGAATTTCACGGCCGCCTTTGCAAGGCGCCTCGACGGGCTTTGCCGCGTCACGGTCAAGGAGGCCGCGCATGACGACACGGTCATCCGCGGGCGCGCCCTGATCGCTCCCGGCAACAGGCATCTGCTGCTCAAGCGAAGCGGAGCCCGCTATTTCGTCGAAGTCAAGGAGGGGCCGCTCGTCGCCCGGCACCGGCCCTCCGTGGACGTCCTGTTCCGTTCCGCCGCACGCTATGCGGGCGCAAACGCGGTCGGGGTCCTCATGACCGGCATGGGCGACGACGGGGCGAAGGGGCTGCTCGAATTGCGCGAAGCCGGGGCGAGGACCATCGCCCAGGACGAGGCGAGCTGCGTCGTGTTCGGGATGCCGAAGGAGGCGATCAAGCTGGGGGCTGCGGACCAGGTGCTGCCGCTTCCCCTGATCGCGCCCGAGGTGATGCGGCTTTGCCCTTAG
- a CDS encoding response regulator, protein MRTLIVDDDFISRKVLTGLLSPVADCDVAIDGKEAVLAFRLALEENRTYDLLCMDVMMPRLDGVGALKNIRAIEAEHGVVGAAEVKALMVTALGDPKTVFDAYYLGGATSYLVKPVRREKLFDELREFGLIK, encoded by the coding sequence ATGAGGACGCTGATCGTGGACGACGATTTCATCTCCAGGAAGGTGCTGACGGGGCTTTTGTCCCCGGTGGCGGATTGCGATGTCGCCATCGACGGAAAGGAGGCCGTTCTCGCCTTCCGGCTCGCGCTGGAGGAGAACCGGACTTACGACCTGCTGTGCATGGACGTCATGATGCCCAGGCTCGACGGCGTCGGCGCGTTGAAGAATATCCGGGCGATCGAAGCCGAGCATGGCGTCGTCGGGGCCGCTGAGGTCAAGGCGCTCATGGTGACCGCGTTGGGCGACCCGAAGACGGTCTTCGATGCGTACTACTTGGGCGGCGCGACCTCCTACCTCGTCAAGCCGGTCCGCAGGGAGAAGCTGTTCGACGAGCTGCGGGAGTTCGGGCTGATAAAATGA
- a CDS encoding ATP-binding protein — protein sequence MPAAGPVINPDIDYILFFKGVSFAFLAMVCLIIRQEGDRRLPWEFLAGFGFLHAIKDLLSLATLLHADIPSFPGFVTALRGAYLLSLLEFGREGLRRRGVRVPPRQAHLLVLMGAMAYGYWGGRPFLDNRVHLAIGIPAALAVAAALFPLGPAFPGKLMLRFASAGFVAYALLLPASGGAASSLIDRHMLSFGGAIIPIGMVQGGVVVLTATMLWIAFQRVHAGIRSATGRRYGMLFSTGFLCLYGLIVVAGYFVTTYLGNSERRYLDSEIRSHLTTMNHLMRKTVPDAESEALIRARKDDPLRPAWGILDASGCTVFPPPPRHHRPPPPGRPPPGQPPPDFPKPLPGHEAWFKPDFREKAGELLPFRPNGGGEYVLFGHVWRAGLMPTGIAGRDLLVLQPAERIWRQRAIGIGITFGIFLLTFAVYDATRRLSFVQMRAIVSEKRFGSLFERVPEAAFLIEESSWRIIEGNPNAVALLGYERSEFPSLRLTDLLNVKDHVIVESFLSTFSEGAAINRELTFLRKDGLQVPVEVVGGRLRHGQGDAVLLLARDITDRISWEANLRTVWESAIESSRMKSEFLANMSHEIRTPMNGVLGMLDLVLDTYLTQTQREYLEMSRASAENLMSLINDVLDISRIEAGRMELETVPFSVDELLQSALGPLYSTAKGKGIRMCLEVGKSVPPRVCGDPVRLRQVLMNLAGNAVKFTENGSVTVSVETAGSPGAGMPLRFRVADTGIGIPKDRQEAIFQAFTQVDSSITRKFGGSGLGLNIAFRLVRLMGGELAVESVEGEGSVFRFDLEMASAEGEAPGARPRPLDGSGDSRGGRDLKVLVVEDNAINRELARIMLEGEGWGVKLASAGPEAIAHFSRESFDLVLMDIQMPGMDGIEVTRRIKSVDAGRGRHTPVVALTAHALAGDKDRFLASGLDGYVAKPVCRVALVEEIRRLVFKRPEGAIANSESYEGRI from the coding sequence CAACCCGGATATCGACTACATCTTATTTTTCAAGGGAGTGTCGTTCGCGTTCCTGGCGATGGTTTGCTTGATCATTCGGCAGGAAGGCGACCGGCGGCTCCCATGGGAATTCCTGGCGGGATTCGGGTTCCTCCATGCGATCAAGGACCTCCTTTCGCTGGCGACGCTTCTTCATGCGGATATCCCGTCGTTCCCCGGATTCGTCACGGCATTGCGCGGCGCGTATCTCCTTTCCCTCCTCGAGTTCGGAAGAGAAGGGCTGCGACGTCGCGGTGTCCGGGTTCCTCCCCGTCAGGCGCATCTCCTGGTGCTGATGGGCGCCATGGCCTACGGTTACTGGGGCGGGCGGCCCTTCTTAGACAATCGGGTCCACCTGGCGATCGGCATCCCCGCGGCGCTGGCCGTCGCCGCTGCGTTGTTCCCGCTGGGGCCCGCATTCCCCGGGAAGCTGATGCTGCGGTTCGCATCGGCCGGGTTCGTCGCCTATGCGCTGCTGCTGCCCGCCTCGGGAGGCGCAGCTTCGTCTCTGATCGACCGCCACATGCTTTCTTTCGGGGGGGCGATCATCCCGATCGGAATGGTCCAGGGGGGCGTGGTCGTCCTGACGGCCACGATGCTCTGGATCGCCTTCCAGCGCGTGCATGCCGGCATTCGATCGGCGACCGGGCGGCGATACGGCATGCTCTTCAGCACGGGCTTCCTCTGCCTGTATGGCCTGATCGTCGTTGCCGGTTATTTCGTCACGACATACCTCGGAAACTCCGAGCGGCGTTATCTCGATTCGGAAATACGGTCCCACCTGACGACCATGAACCACCTCATGCGGAAGACCGTCCCCGATGCCGAATCGGAAGCGCTCATCCGCGCCCGTAAGGATGATCCCCTGCGACCCGCCTGGGGCATCCTGGATGCCTCGGGTTGCACGGTTTTCCCCCCTCCGCCACGCCATCACCGTCCCCCCCCGCCGGGCCGGCCCCCGCCCGGACAACCTCCACCCGATTTCCCGAAACCGCTTCCGGGGCACGAGGCATGGTTCAAACCGGATTTCCGCGAGAAGGCGGGTGAATTGCTCCCCTTTCGGCCGAATGGGGGCGGGGAATACGTTCTGTTCGGTCACGTCTGGCGGGCGGGCCTGATGCCCACCGGGATCGCCGGTCGCGACCTGCTGGTCCTGCAACCGGCGGAGCGGATCTGGCGCCAACGCGCGATCGGGATCGGAATCACCTTCGGCATCTTCCTGCTGACGTTCGCGGTCTACGACGCGACGCGACGGTTGTCCTTCGTCCAGATGCGCGCCATCGTGTCCGAAAAGCGGTTCGGATCCCTGTTCGAGCGCGTCCCCGAAGCGGCATTCCTCATCGAGGAATCGTCCTGGCGCATTATCGAGGGGAATCCCAACGCCGTCGCGCTGCTCGGATACGAGCGTTCCGAGTTCCCCTCGCTTCGATTGACCGACCTCCTGAACGTGAAGGACCACGTCATCGTCGAGTCGTTCCTGTCGACTTTTTCCGAAGGGGCCGCCATCAATCGCGAGCTGACTTTCCTGCGGAAGGACGGGCTGCAGGTTCCCGTCGAGGTCGTCGGCGGGCGTCTGCGCCATGGGCAGGGCGATGCCGTGCTCCTGCTGGCGCGCGACATCACCGATCGCATCTCGTGGGAGGCGAACCTGAGGACTGTCTGGGAATCCGCGATCGAATCCTCCCGCATGAAGTCGGAATTCCTGGCCAACATGAGCCACGAGATCAGGACGCCGATGAACGGCGTGCTGGGGATGCTCGACCTGGTGCTCGACACCTACCTGACGCAGACGCAGCGCGAATACCTCGAGATGTCGAGGGCTTCGGCGGAGAACCTGATGTCGCTGATCAACGACGTCCTCGACATCTCCAGGATCGAGGCGGGCCGGATGGAACTCGAAACCGTTCCGTTCTCCGTCGACGAACTGCTGCAAAGCGCCCTCGGGCCGCTCTATTCGACGGCCAAGGGAAAGGGAATCCGGATGTGCCTCGAGGTCGGGAAGTCGGTTCCGCCCCGGGTATGCGGCGACCCCGTCCGTCTCCGGCAGGTGCTCATGAACCTTGCCGGAAACGCCGTCAAGTTCACGGAAAACGGGTCCGTCACGGTATCCGTCGAAACGGCGGGTTCCCCCGGTGCGGGGATGCCGCTCCGGTTCCGGGTGGCCGATACCGGGATCGGAATCCCGAAGGACCGGCAGGAGGCGATCTTCCAGGCATTCACGCAGGTCGACAGCTCCATCACGCGCAAGTTCGGCGGAAGCGGGCTCGGGCTGAATATCGCGTTTCGCCTGGTCCGGTTGATGGGCGGCGAACTGGCCGTCGAAAGTGTCGAAGGGGAGGGAAGCGTCTTCCGATTCGACCTGGAAATGGCAAGCGCGGAAGGGGAAGCCCCGGGAGCGAGGCCGCGTCCGCTTGACGGGTCGGGCGATTCGCGCGGCGGCCGGGATCTGAAGGTCCTCGTCGTCGAGGACAACGCCATCAACCGGGAGCTGGCGAGAATCATGCTCGAGGGAGAGGGGTGGGGCGTGAAGCTGGCATCGGCCGGTCCCGAGGCAATCGCGCATTTTTCCCGGGAGTCGTTCGACCTGGTGTTGATGGATATCCAGATGCCGGGAATGGACGGGATCGAAGTCACCCGCAGGATCAAGAGTGTCGATGCCGGGCGCGGCAGGCATACGCCGGTCGTCGCTCTGACGGCGCATGCCCTGGCGGGCGACAAGGACAGGTTCCTGGCGTCGGGCCTGGACGGCTACGTCGCCAAGCCGGTTTGCCGGGTGGCGCTCGTCGAGGAAATACGGCGACTGGTTTTCAAACGACCCGAAGGCGCAATAGCGAATTCGGAATCATACGAAGGAAGGATCTGA
- a CDS encoding MASE1 domain-containing protein yields MIRPGHRTETVLLVLVAGMVNFLFSQLGLYFFRGPAGTAAIWPASGFQLALFILGGRERWVPVALVVLVSNAASNLVSGTGAGTTFFFVAANLSESLMAAWLLWRLSPAGIRFTNLRDTLNFILLAALACTALAALLGATIVSAETGAPFGAAWQRWWLRHACGMMLVTPLVIEWASDGFRICKADKRRIGEGFAAFSLILAVMAFFIYPAEGGDRIHRSYTLLPFLVWIVLRLGSRGTVVANAFLGATLLGFGLQHAGTPGWNGGDLILEPQLFAGIMTGSLMVLSAAISERGRAEKALQHLNASLERQVAERTETIERKAEKLRAANAELDAFSVSASHDLRAPLRALRGFGRALREDCGDRLGDEGKFFLDRMRDASMKMESVIDGLMAVSRVSRAEMRNGPVELAGIAREVAAEMAERYPAREVSFVAPERMDASGDPRMVRLIYQNLLDNAWKFTGKNPDPRVSVGVEDHGHGPEYFVRDNGAGFDMEFADDLFAPFRRLHSQDEFPGTGIGLATVRRAVARHGGTIHVESKVGRGTTFHFTLSTGETFFPPIPMGPT; encoded by the coding sequence TTGATCCGGCCCGGGCATCGCACGGAGACCGTCCTCCTCGTCCTCGTAGCGGGGATGGTCAATTTCCTGTTCTCGCAACTGGGACTGTATTTCTTCAGGGGGCCCGCGGGGACCGCAGCGATCTGGCCGGCGAGCGGTTTCCAGCTGGCCCTGTTCATCCTCGGGGGGCGGGAACGGTGGGTCCCGGTCGCATTGGTCGTCCTGGTGTCGAATGCGGCGTCGAACCTGGTTTCGGGCACCGGGGCCGGCACCACTTTTTTCTTTGTGGCGGCGAATCTCTCGGAAAGCCTGATGGCCGCGTGGCTCCTCTGGCGCCTGTCTCCCGCCGGGATCCGGTTCACGAACCTGCGGGACACCCTGAATTTCATCCTGCTGGCCGCTCTGGCCTGCACCGCCCTGGCGGCCCTCCTGGGCGCCACCATTGTCTCGGCGGAGACCGGAGCCCCGTTCGGGGCTGCCTGGCAGAGGTGGTGGCTCCGCCACGCCTGCGGGATGATGCTGGTCACGCCGCTCGTCATCGAGTGGGCCTCCGACGGCTTTCGGATATGCAAAGCGGATAAACGTCGTATCGGCGAGGGGTTCGCGGCTTTTTCCCTGATCCTGGCGGTCATGGCCTTCTTCATCTACCCGGCCGAGGGGGGCGACCGGATCCACCGGAGCTACACCCTTCTCCCGTTCCTGGTCTGGATCGTCCTGCGCCTGGGATCCAGGGGCACGGTGGTCGCCAACGCATTCCTCGGCGCCACGCTGCTCGGGTTCGGGCTCCAGCATGCGGGCACCCCCGGGTGGAATGGGGGCGACCTCATCCTGGAACCGCAACTGTTCGCCGGGATCATGACCGGCTCCCTCATGGTCCTGTCGGCTGCGATCTCCGAGCGGGGCCGGGCCGAGAAGGCACTCCAGCATCTCAACGCGTCGCTCGAGCGCCAGGTCGCCGAGCGGACGGAGACCATCGAGAGGAAAGCCGAGAAGCTGCGGGCCGCCAACGCCGAGCTCGACGCTTTTTCGGTATCCGCCTCCCACGACCTTCGTGCGCCCCTGCGGGCGCTGCGCGGATTCGGCCGTGCCCTCCGGGAGGATTGCGGGGATCGGCTCGGCGACGAGGGAAAATTTTTCCTCGACCGGATGCGGGATGCTTCAATGAAGATGGAATCCGTCATCGACGGGTTGATGGCGGTGTCCCGCGTCTCGCGGGCCGAGATGCGCAACGGGCCGGTGGAGTTGGCCGGGATCGCCCGGGAAGTCGCGGCCGAGATGGCCGAGCGCTATCCGGCGCGGGAAGTCTCCTTCGTCGCGCCGGAGCGGATGGATGCCTCCGGCGATCCCAGGATGGTGCGGCTGATCTACCAGAACCTGCTCGACAACGCCTGGAAGTTTACCGGTAAAAACCCGGACCCGCGGGTCTCGGTCGGCGTCGAGGATCACGGCCATGGGCCGGAATATTTCGTGCGCGACAACGGGGCCGGATTCGACATGGAATTCGCCGACGACCTCTTTGCGCCGTTCCGGCGGCTGCATTCCCAGGACGAGTTCCCCGGCACGGGTATCGGACTGGCGACGGTCCGGCGGGCCGTCGCCAGGCACGGCGGAACCATCCACGTCGAATCGAAGGTCGGCCGGGGGACGACGTTCCATTTCACACTTTCGACAGGGGAAACATTTTTCCCGCCAATTCCGATGGGGCCGACATGA
- a CDS encoding response regulator, whose amino-acid sequence MTHDARDITPENILLIEDSQADTYLIGRELAAAWPAVRVSCVSSRNALAEKLADGRWDVVLSDYDLPGFSGPAALALCLEMAPGTPFMVVSGKIGEDAAVSMMKAGACNYIVKDRLSMLVPAIEREIREARLRQEHLSLERQFLRAQRLENIGMMASGIAHDLNNIFLPIKMVTGLLKRRLTDEEGRKYIALLEDSTNKGSDLTGQMLSFLRGDKTVDKTETVGADDLLQDLLKMIGTSFPKQITVVDDSDGPLWPVLGNANQIHQALLNLCINARDAMPGGGTLRVGGANVTLDAESAKALSEDAREGDFVAFSVTDMGGGISASLQERIFDAFFTTKPVGMGTGLGLSTVLKIARNHQGFVTLRSVEGSGSVFTVFIPAALSGPKSAAPPDAPDQSMLAEKGETILVVDDEKAILHLVKEALESVGYRVLTASDGAEALHRFGEHHETISAVVLDYMMPVLDGPETVRTIRRISPGVPILYISGSDPEQVAKHGEGVQGVLAKPFSMDALLSQVRDVINRSK is encoded by the coding sequence ATGACGCACGACGCCAGGGACATCACACCTGAAAATATCCTGCTGATCGAGGATTCGCAGGCGGACACCTACCTGATCGGGCGGGAGCTTGCAGCCGCATGGCCTGCCGTTCGGGTGTCGTGCGTCTCGAGCCGGAACGCCCTCGCGGAAAAGCTCGCCGACGGCCGGTGGGACGTCGTGCTCTCGGACTACGACCTGCCAGGCTTCTCCGGTCCGGCGGCGCTGGCGCTTTGCCTCGAGATGGCGCCCGGCACCCCGTTCATGGTCGTCTCCGGAAAGATCGGCGAAGATGCGGCCGTCTCCATGATGAAGGCCGGCGCCTGCAACTACATCGTGAAGGATCGCCTCTCCATGCTGGTCCCGGCGATCGAGCGGGAGATCCGGGAGGCGCGGCTGCGACAGGAGCACCTGTCGCTCGAGCGGCAGTTCCTCCGGGCACAGCGGCTCGAAAACATCGGGATGATGGCCAGCGGCATCGCGCACGATCTCAACAACATCTTCCTGCCGATCAAGATGGTGACCGGCCTGCTGAAGCGTCGACTGACCGACGAGGAGGGGCGGAAATACATCGCGCTGCTCGAGGACAGCACTAACAAGGGAAGCGATTTGACGGGCCAGATGCTCTCGTTCCTCCGGGGCGACAAGACCGTCGACAAAACGGAGACGGTCGGAGCGGACGACCTGCTGCAGGACCTGCTGAAGATGATCGGCACGAGTTTTCCGAAGCAGATCACGGTCGTCGACGATTCGGACGGCCCCTTGTGGCCGGTCCTGGGGAACGCCAACCAGATCCACCAAGCGCTGCTCAACCTCTGCATCAATGCGCGGGATGCCATGCCCGGAGGCGGCACGCTTCGCGTGGGGGGGGCCAACGTGACGCTGGATGCGGAATCGGCGAAGGCACTGTCCGAGGACGCCCGCGAAGGCGACTTCGTCGCGTTTTCGGTGACGGACATGGGGGGCGGAATCTCCGCAAGCCTGCAGGAGCGGATCTTCGATGCCTTCTTCACCACCAAGCCGGTCGGGATGGGGACCGGCCTCGGGCTGTCGACGGTCCTGAAGATCGCCCGGAATCACCAAGGTTTCGTCACTTTGCGGAGCGTCGAAGGGAGCGGGAGCGTGTTTACCGTCTTCATCCCCGCGGCCTTATCCGGTCCAAAGTCGGCGGCGCCGCCGGATGCCCCGGATCAGTCGATGCTCGCCGAGAAAGGCGAGACCATCCTGGTCGTGGACGACGAAAAAGCGATCCTGCACCTGGTCAAGGAAGCGCTCGAATCAGTCGGATACCGGGTGTTGACCGCATCGGACGGCGCGGAGGCGCTGCACCGCTTCGGGGAGCATCACGAGACGATCTCGGCGGTCGTGCTCGATTACATGATGCCGGTCCTCGACGGTCCGGAGACGGTCCGCACCATCCGGAGAATCTCGCCCGGCGTACCGATCCTGTATATTTCGGGGTCCGATCCCGAACAAGTAGCGAAACACGGGGAAGGGGTACAGGGCGTGCTGGCCAAGCCGTTCTCGATGGATGCGCTGTTGTCGCAGGTGAGGGATGTGATCAACCGGTCGAAGTAG